A single window of Thermodesulfovibrionia bacterium DNA harbors:
- a CDS encoding cob(I)yrinic acid a,c-diamide adenosyltransferase — protein sequence MSKGLIHVYTGEGKGKTTAAVGLAVRAAGHGRKVLIHQFLKGGSLNSGEIAALKMIGVNVVTFEDQVSPLFNPKVSISELKASVAESIELTIKEMKSGAYDLVILDEFNNLFSGRLADMEDVRRIIKAKPKSLELVFTGRNAPKELIELADYATDIQMVKHPFENGTKARKGIEF from the coding sequence ATGTCAAAAGGCCTGATACATGTCTACACCGGCGAGGGCAAGGGCAAGACAACTGCCGCTGTCGGACTTGCGGTAAGGGCAGCAGGCCACGGCAGAAAGGTCCTCATACACCAGTTCCTCAAGGGCGGATCGCTAAACTCAGGTGAGATAGCTGCCCTGAAGATGATAGGCGTCAATGTCGTTACCTTTGAAGACCAGGTATCCCCGCTGTTCAACCCGAAAGTAAGTATCTCAGAACTAAAAGCCTCTGTCGCAGAATCAATCGAACTCACGATCAAAGAGATGAAGAGCGGCGCTTATGACCTTGTGATACTTGATGAATTCAACAACCTCTTCAGCGGCAGACTGGCGGACATGGAAGATGTCAGGAGGATAATTAAGGCAAAGCCCAAAAGCCTCGAACTCGTCTTTACCGGCAGGAACGCGCCCAAAGAACTTATTGAACTTGCCGATTACGCTACAGATATTCAGATGGTCAAACACCCTTTTGAAAATGGAACAAAGGCGAGAAAGGGGATAGAGTTTTAA
- the pgsA gene encoding archaetidylinositol phosphate synthase, with product MVKSFEMLSARIGHMFDKPLSSLAKKINISPNMITVTGSLITLAAAFMIPRSLISGGLLILFSGLFDMLDGIVARVNNRATKFGAFLDSVLDRYSDSFLLIGFSWYFFMNSSAQGCFLSIATLAGSLIISYAKARAEALGQGCNVGIIERPERIIIMAAGALTGWVMPMIWVLFVLTHITVAQRVHHVWKEMR from the coding sequence GTGGTAAAATCATTTGAAATGCTCAGCGCCAGAATCGGACATATGTTTGACAAGCCCCTTTCTTCACTCGCGAAGAAGATAAATATCTCTCCGAACATGATCACCGTAACCGGAAGTTTAATAACTTTAGCAGCAGCTTTTATGATACCCCGGAGCCTCATATCAGGCGGCCTTCTCATCCTATTCAGCGGCCTCTTTGACATGCTTGACGGCATTGTCGCAAGGGTAAATAACAGGGCTACTAAGTTCGGTGCCTTTCTCGACTCGGTGCTTGACAGGTACTCAGACTCATTTCTGCTCATCGGTTTTTCATGGTATTTCTTCATGAACAGCTCTGCTCAAGGCTGTTTTTTAAGCATCGCTACGCTGGCAGGTTCGCTCATAATCAGCTATGCAAAGGCAAGGGCAGAGGCGCTTGGACAAGGATGCAATGTCGGAATAATTGAACGGCCTGAAAGGATAATAATCATGGCAGCCGGAGCCTTAACAGGATGGGTGATGCCGATGATATGGGTTCTATTTGTTTTGACTCACATTACCGTTGCACAGAGGGTACATCATGTGTGGAAAGAGATGAGGTGA
- a CDS encoding adenylyltransferase/cytidyltransferase family protein: MNNKNHKVVNREHLKDIVSKLKDEGKKIVFTNGCFDILHVGHARLLSEAKEFGDILIVGLNSDKSVSHLKPGRPIVPLEQRAELLAAFSAVDYVTSFHEATPYNLIKELKPDVLVKGKDWSKQEIVGSELVKEVKTVHYVPGISTTEIIKRIKNPSSKI; encoded by the coding sequence ATGAATAATAAAAATCATAAAGTCGTCAATAGAGAGCATCTCAAGGATATCGTCAGTAAACTGAAGGATGAAGGGAAGAAGATAGTCTTTACAAACGGCTGTTTTGACATACTGCATGTCGGACATGCCAGGCTGCTCAGCGAGGCAAAGGAGTTCGGCGACATACTTATTGTCGGGCTGAATTCGGATAAATCAGTATCTCATTTAAAACCCGGTCGGCCTATAGTGCCGCTGGAGCAGAGGGCTGAGCTGCTTGCGGCATTCTCAGCTGTTGATTATGTGACCTCATTCCATGAAGCCACGCCTTACAATCTTATCAAGGAGCTGAAGCCTGATGTGCTGGTAAAAGGAAAAGACTGGTCAAAACAGGAGATTGTTGGCAGCGAGCTTGTAAAAGAAGTAAAGACAGTCCACTATGTCCCGGGCATATCAACCACCGAGATAATCAAAAGGATCAAGAACCCGTCCTCAAAGATATAA